Proteins encoded within one genomic window of Conchiformibius steedae:
- the ilvD gene encoding dihydroxy-acid dehydratase, translating to MPDYRSKTSTHGRNMAGARALWRATGVGEADFGKPIIAVANSFTQFVPGHVHLHHLGQLVAREIEQAGGLAKEFNTIAVDDGIAMGHGGMLYSLPSRDLIADSVEYMVNAHCADALVCISNCDKITPGMLMAALRLNIPTVFVSGGPMEAGKVIGSINITDTRKLDLVDAMVDAANDQVSDEEVAAVERSACPTCGSCSGMFTANSMNCLTEALGLSLPGNGSLLATHAERKELFLQAGRLIVDITKRYYEQNDESVLPRNIATKAAFENAMSLDVAMGGSTNTVLHLLAAAREAEVDFKMADIDRISRQVPCLCKVAPATQKYHMEDVHRAGGVMGILAELDRAGCLKTDVSTVHAPSLQAALAQWDVMNPDNHAAHARYKAAPGGVRTTQAFSQNRQWDSLDLDRENGCIRSQQHAYSQDGGLAVLFGNIAERGCVVKTAGVDDSILQFTGRARVFESQDSAVAAILDNQIVAGDIVIIRYEGPKGGPGMQEMLYPTSYLKSKGLGKACALLTDGRFSGGTSGLSIGHVSPEAAEGGAIGLVREGDIVEIDIPKRSIHLAVSDEELANRRAEMESRGAKAWQPENRQRPVSAALRAYAAMTTSADTGAVRDVSQVERR from the coding sequence ATGCCCGATTACCGTTCCAAAACCTCCACCCATGGTCGCAATATGGCAGGCGCACGCGCCCTGTGGCGCGCCACCGGCGTGGGCGAAGCCGATTTCGGCAAACCGATTATTGCCGTTGCCAACTCATTTACCCAATTTGTTCCGGGACATGTGCATTTGCACCATTTGGGACAACTGGTTGCCCGCGAAATTGAACAGGCAGGCGGTTTGGCAAAAGAATTCAACACCATCGCCGTAGATGACGGCATCGCCATGGGACACGGCGGTATGCTGTATTCGCTGCCCAGCCGCGACTTAATCGCCGACAGCGTGGAATATATGGTTAATGCCCACTGCGCCGATGCGCTGGTGTGCATTTCCAACTGCGACAAAATCACCCCCGGTATGCTGATGGCGGCGTTGCGCCTGAATATTCCCACCGTGTTTGTATCAGGCGGACCGATGGAAGCAGGCAAAGTTATCGGCAGCATCAACATCACCGACACCCGCAAACTGGATTTGGTCGATGCGATGGTGGATGCCGCCAACGACCAAGTTTCCGATGAAGAAGTGGCGGCGGTAGAACGTTCCGCCTGCCCCACCTGCGGTTCGTGTTCGGGTATGTTTACCGCCAATTCCATGAACTGCTTAACCGAAGCCTTGGGCTTGTCGCTACCGGGCAACGGCTCGCTGCTCGCCACCCATGCCGAACGCAAAGAACTGTTTTTACAGGCAGGACGTTTGATTGTAGACATCACCAAACGCTATTACGAACAAAACGATGAAAGCGTGTTGCCGCGCAATATCGCCACCAAAGCCGCGTTTGAAAACGCCATGAGTTTGGACGTTGCCATGGGCGGCAGCACCAATACCGTGTTGCACCTGCTCGCCGCCGCGCGTGAAGCCGAAGTGGATTTCAAAATGGCAGACATTGACCGCATCAGCCGCCAAGTGCCGTGTTTGTGCAAAGTCGCGCCCGCCACGCAAAAATACCATATGGAAGACGTACACCGCGCAGGCGGCGTGATGGGTATTCTCGCCGAGCTGGACCGCGCAGGCTGCCTGAAAACCGATGTTTCCACCGTACACGCCCCCAGTTTGCAAGCCGCATTGGCACAATGGGACGTGATGAACCCCGACAACCACGCCGCTCACGCCCGTTACAAAGCCGCCCCTGGTGGCGTGCGTACCACCCAAGCCTTTTCCCAAAACCGCCAATGGGACAGCTTGGATTTAGACCGCGAAAACGGCTGTATCCGCAGCCAACAACACGCCTATTCGCAAGACGGCGGCTTGGCGGTGCTGTTTGGCAACATCGCCGAACGCGGCTGCGTGGTGAAAACCGCAGGCGTGGACGACAGCATTTTGCAATTTACTGGTCGCGCCCGCGTATTTGAAAGCCAAGATTCCGCCGTTGCCGCCATTTTGGACAACCAAATTGTTGCGGGCGACATCGTCATTATCCGTTACGAAGGACCCAAAGGCGGCCCTGGAATGCAGGAAATGCTTTATCCCACGTCTTACTTAAAATCCAAAGGCTTGGGCAAAGCCTGTGCCCTGCTTACAGACGGACGTTTTTCAGGCGGTACATCAGGTTTAAGCATCGGACACGTTTCCCCCGAAGCCGCTGAAGGCGGCGCAATCGGCTTGGTGCGTGAGGGCGACATCGTGGAAATTGATATTCCCAAACGCAGCATCCATTTAGCCGTTTCCGATGAAGAACTGGCAAACCGCCGCGCCGAAATGGAAAGCCGTGGCGCCAAAGCGTGGCAACCCGAAAACCGCCAACGCCCCGTTTCCGCCGCCTTACGCGCCTATGCCGCCATGACCACTTCTGCCGATACAGGCGCGGTGCGTGATGTCTCGCAAGTAGAACGCCGTTAA
- a CDS encoding acetyl-CoA hydrolase/transferase family protein, with protein sequence MTQAAERVRHAGLRDKIMSAEQAADFIQNGMTVAVSGFTGAGYPKAVPTAVAEKAKAAHARGEAFAIGVVTGASTAPECDGVLAAANCVSFRSPFQSDPTLRNGINAGNTAYQDMHLSHVEQQMRQGFYGAFDVAVIEAVAITEAGKIIPAMGIGHMNEAVKAAKKVIIEVNTAQNAQLEGMHDIVHDIGVPPYRQPIPLVGPFDRIGAPYMECDLDKIVAIVFTDSGDRNSKFADPDDNSKRIAAQIIDFFNHEVKAGRLPKNLLPLQSGVGNVANAVLAGLLDAPFDDLTGYTEVLQDGMLDLIIAGKMKSASATALSFSPDALQRFNDNIEFLRDKIVLRPMEYTNSPEVIRRLGVIGMNAMIEADIYGNVNSTHVMGTKMMNGIGGSGDFTRNAFFSFFVSPSVAKDGAISCIVPMVSHHDHTEHDVMFIVTEQGMADLRGKAPRQRAKLIIENCAHPDYRDQLRDYFDRAEKAEKVGLHTPHLLAEALSWHQRFVETGDMRVK encoded by the coding sequence ATGACCCAAGCAGCAGAACGCGTGCGCCACGCAGGATTGCGCGACAAAATCATGTCCGCCGAACAAGCCGCCGATTTTATCCAAAACGGCATGACCGTAGCCGTAAGCGGCTTTACCGGTGCGGGCTACCCCAAAGCCGTTCCCACCGCCGTTGCCGAAAAAGCCAAAGCCGCCCATGCACGCGGCGAAGCCTTTGCCATCGGCGTGGTAACGGGCGCATCTACCGCCCCCGAATGTGACGGCGTATTGGCGGCTGCCAACTGCGTCAGCTTCCGCAGCCCCTTCCAATCCGACCCCACTTTGCGTAACGGCATCAACGCAGGCAACACCGCTTACCAAGATATGCACCTGTCGCACGTTGAACAGCAAATGCGTCAAGGTTTTTACGGCGCGTTTGATGTCGCCGTGATTGAAGCCGTTGCCATTACCGAAGCAGGCAAAATCATTCCCGCGATGGGCATCGGTCACATGAACGAAGCCGTGAAAGCCGCCAAAAAAGTGATTATTGAAGTCAATACCGCCCAAAACGCCCAATTGGAAGGCATGCACGACATTGTTCACGACATCGGCGTACCGCCCTACCGCCAACCCATTCCCTTGGTCGGACCGTTTGACCGCATCGGCGCACCGTATATGGAATGCGATTTGGACAAAATCGTCGCCATCGTGTTTACCGACAGCGGCGACCGCAACAGCAAGTTTGCCGACCCCGACGACAACTCCAAACGCATTGCTGCCCAAATTATTGATTTCTTTAATCACGAAGTGAAAGCAGGACGTTTGCCGAAAAACCTGCTGCCTTTGCAATCGGGCGTAGGCAATGTGGCAAACGCCGTGTTGGCAGGCTTGTTGGACGCACCGTTTGACGACTTAACCGGCTACACCGAAGTGCTGCAAGACGGTATGTTGGATTTGATTATTGCAGGCAAAATGAAATCCGCTTCCGCAACTGCCTTGTCGTTCAGCCCCGATGCGCTGCAACGCTTTAACGACAATATTGAATTTTTGCGCGACAAAATCGTTTTGCGCCCAATGGAATACACCAACAGCCCCGAAGTGATTCGCCGTTTGGGTGTGATTGGCATGAACGCCATGATTGAGGCGGATATTTACGGCAATGTGAATTCCACTCATGTGATGGGTACGAAAATGATGAACGGCATTGGCGGTTCGGGCGACTTTACCCGTAACGCTTTCTTCTCGTTCTTTGTGTCGCCCTCTGTTGCCAAAGACGGCGCGATTTCCTGCATTGTGCCGATGGTTTCCCACCACGACCACACCGAACACGATGTGATGTTTATCGTAACCGAGCAAGGTATGGCGGATTTGCGCGGCAAAGCCCCGCGCCAGCGTGCCAAGCTGATTATTGAAAACTGCGCCCACCCCGACTACCGCGACCAGTTGCGCGACTACTTTGACCGCGCCGAAAAAGCGGAAAAAGTGGGCTTGCACACCCCGCACCTGCTGGCGGAAGCGCTGTCGTGGCACCAACGCTTTGTGGAAACAGGCGATATGCGTGTGAAATAA
- the hisD gene encoding histidinol dehydrogenase, giving the protein MLRLSTQSSDFSAQLNRLLAFETAQNPDTDRAVAEICADVQTRGDAALLDYTARFDGLSAQSMADLTISADELAAAFDRLPDEVRDALQTAARRIESYHQRQKLQSWQYTDEDGTLLGQQITALDRVGIYVPGGKAAYPSSVLMNAMPARVAGVGEIIMVVPTPKGERNDIVLAAAHLAGVNRVFTIGGAQAVAALAYGTQTVPQVDKITGPGNAYVAAAKRRVFGTVGIDMVAGPSEILVIADGSVPADWVAMDLFSQAEHDEIAQAILIATSPAYLDDVAQSIERLIADMPRRDIIQASLNNRGAMILAQDLDDACAVANRIAPEHLELCVENPEQWAQKIRHAGAIFMGGYTSESLGDYCAGPNHVLPTSRSARFSSPLGTYDFQKRSSLIRVSRTGAQQLGQTASVLAHGEGLTAHARAAEVRME; this is encoded by the coding sequence ATGCTTCGTCTTTCCACCCAATCTTCCGACTTTTCCGCGCAATTAAACCGCCTGCTGGCGTTTGAAACCGCGCAAAACCCCGATACCGACCGCGCCGTTGCCGAGATTTGCGCCGATGTGCAAACACGCGGCGATGCGGCTTTGCTGGACTATACCGCCCGTTTTGACGGCTTGTCTGCCCAAAGCATGGCAGATTTAACCATTAGCGCAGATGAATTGGCAGCCGCGTTTGACCGTTTGCCTGACGAGGTGCGTGATGCCCTGCAAACCGCTGCCCGTCGCATTGAAAGCTATCATCAACGTCAAAAACTGCAATCGTGGCAATACACCGATGAAGACGGCACTTTACTGGGACAGCAGATTACCGCATTAGACCGTGTCGGTATTTATGTTCCGGGGGGCAAAGCCGCTTATCCCAGTTCCGTGCTGATGAACGCCATGCCTGCGCGTGTGGCGGGTGTGGGCGAAATCATTATGGTGGTGCCTACACCCAAAGGCGAGCGCAACGATATTGTATTGGCAGCCGCACATTTGGCGGGGGTAAACCGCGTGTTTACCATCGGCGGCGCACAAGCTGTCGCAGCGCTGGCATACGGCACGCAAACCGTTCCCCAAGTAGATAAAATCACGGGGCCGGGCAACGCCTATGTGGCTGCTGCCAAACGGCGCGTATTCGGCACGGTAGGCATTGACATGGTGGCAGGACCTTCCGAAATTTTGGTGATTGCAGACGGCAGCGTTCCCGCCGATTGGGTAGCGATGGATTTGTTCAGCCAAGCCGAACATGACGAAATCGCCCAAGCCATTTTAATTGCCACTTCCCCCGCCTATTTGGACGACGTGGCGCAATCCATTGAACGCCTGATTGCCGATATGCCCCGCCGCGACATTATCCAAGCCTCGCTTAACAACCGTGGCGCGATGATTTTGGCACAAGATTTGGACGATGCCTGCGCCGTTGCCAACCGCATTGCCCCCGAGCATTTGGAATTGTGTGTAGAAAACCCCGAACAATGGGCGCAAAAAATCCGTCACGCGGGCGCGATTTTTATGGGTGGATACACCAGCGAAAGTTTGGGCGACTACTGTGCGGGACCCAACCATGTTTTACCGACCAGCCGCAGTGCGCGTTTTTCTTCCCCCTTGGGAACGTATGATTTTCAAAAACGCAGCAGCCTGATTCGCGTTTCCCGCACAGGCGCACAACAATTAGGGCAAACCGCTTCCGTACTTGCCCACGGCGAAGGCTTAACCGCCCACGCCCGCGCTGCCGAAGTGCGTATGGAATAA
- a CDS encoding catalase, with product MSKCPVTHLTMNNGAPVVDNQNSMTAGPRGPLLAQDLWLNEKLANFVREVIPERRMHAKGSGAFGTFTVTNDITKYSRAAIFSEVGKKTEMFARFTTVAGERGAADAERDIRGFALKFYTEEGNWDMVGNNTPVFFMRDPRKFPDLNKAVKRDPRTNLRSATNNWDYWTLLPEAFHQVTVVMSDRGIPASYRHMHGFGSHTYSFINANNERFWVKFHFRTQQGIKNLTNEEAAAIIAEDRESHQRDLYEAIERGDFPKWKMYVQIMPEADAEKVPYHPFDLTKVWPKGDYPLIEVGEFELNRNPENFFADVEQSAFAPSNLVPGISVSPDRMLQARLFNYADAQRYRLGVNHHQIPVNRPRCPVHSNARDGQGRVDGNYGSNIHYEPNSFGQWQEQPQYAEPPLKISGDAAHWNYREDDSDYFSQPRKLFNLMSDEQKQALFNNTAAGMGDALDFIKYRHIRNCYACDPAYGEGVAKALGMTVADAMAAYETDPAMGNPGLLKPVK from the coding sequence ATGTCTAAATGCCCCGTAACCCATTTAACCATGAACAACGGTGCGCCCGTTGTGGACAATCAAAACAGCATGACCGCAGGTCCGCGCGGTCCTTTATTGGCACAAGATTTGTGGCTGAACGAAAAATTGGCGAACTTTGTGCGCGAAGTGATTCCTGAGCGTCGTATGCACGCTAAAGGTTCTGGCGCGTTCGGTACGTTTACCGTAACCAACGACATTACCAAATACAGCCGCGCCGCTATTTTTAGCGAAGTAGGCAAAAAAACTGAAATGTTTGCCCGCTTTACCACTGTAGCTGGTGAGCGTGGTGCGGCCGATGCTGAGCGCGACATTCGCGGTTTTGCCCTGAAGTTCTACACCGAAGAAGGTAACTGGGATATGGTGGGTAACAACACCCCCGTATTCTTTATGCGCGACCCGCGTAAATTCCCCGACTTGAACAAAGCGGTTAAACGCGACCCCCGCACCAATCTGCGTTCTGCCACCAATAACTGGGACTACTGGACTCTGCTGCCTGAAGCTTTCCACCAAGTAACCGTGGTAATGAGCGACCGTGGTATTCCTGCTTCTTACCGTCACATGCACGGTTTCGGCAGCCACACTTACAGCTTTATCAATGCCAACAACGAGCGTTTTTGGGTGAAATTCCACTTCCGCACCCAACAAGGCATTAAAAACCTGACCAACGAAGAAGCGGCTGCCATTATCGCCGAAGACCGCGAAAGCCATCAGCGCGACCTGTACGAAGCCATTGAGCGCGGCGATTTCCCGAAATGGAAAATGTACGTTCAAATCATGCCCGAAGCCGATGCGGAAAAAGTACCCTACCATCCGTTTGACTTGACCAAAGTATGGCCTAAAGGCGACTACCCCCTGATTGAAGTGGGCGAGTTTGAACTGAACCGCAACCCTGAAAACTTCTTTGCTGATGTAGAACAATCTGCTTTTGCACCGAGCAACTTGGTTCCTGGTATCAGCGTTTCTCCCGACCGCATGCTGCAAGCCCGTCTGTTTAACTACGCCGACGCGCAACGCTACCGCTTGGGTGTAAACCACCACCAAATTCCCGTAAACCGCCCCCGTTGCCCCGTACACAGCAATGCCCGTGACGGTCAAGGTCGCGTAGACGGTAACTACGGCAGCAACATTCACTACGAACCGAACAGCTTCGGTCAGTGGCAAGAGCAGCCCCAGTACGCCGAGCCGCCTTTGAAAATCAGCGGCGATGCAGCACACTGGAACTACCGTGAAGACGACAGCGATTACTTCAGCCAACCGCGCAAATTGTTCAACCTGATGAGCGACGAGCAAAAACAAGCCCTGTTTAACAACACGGCTGCGGGCATGGGCGATGCGCTGGACTTTATCAAATACCGCCACATCCGCAACTGCTACGCTTGCGACCCCGCTTACGGCGAAGGTGTTGCCAAAGCTTTGGGCATGACTGTTGCCGATGCGATGGCTGCTTACGAAACCGACCCTGCCATGGGCAATCCTGGTTTGCTGAAGCCTGTTAAATAA
- a CDS encoding pilin — MKALQKGFTLIELMIVIAIIGILAAIALPMYQDYISKSQTTRVVGELAAAKTAVDAAIFDGKTPKAGTNVTKPGSTAAVGLANGDDSATKPRSNLLQAVEVKFQNGSAGYISGTLGGNANKDIHGTIVKQNRSNDGVWTCTVKGLGNGWKDKFIPTGCSKENAAGSPAA, encoded by the coding sequence ATGAAAGCTCTGCAAAAAGGTTTCACCCTGATTGAATTGATGATTGTAATCGCCATTATCGGTATCTTGGCTGCTATTGCCCTGCCGATGTATCAAGATTACATCTCTAAATCCCAAACCACCCGTGTGGTAGGCGAACTGGCTGCTGCCAAAACTGCTGTTGATGCGGCTATTTTTGACGGAAAAACCCCCAAGGCAGGTACCAATGTAACCAAACCTGGTTCCACTGCTGCGGTAGGCTTGGCTAACGGTGATGACTCTGCCACCAAACCCCGCTCTAATTTGTTACAAGCTGTTGAAGTAAAATTCCAGAATGGCTCTGCTGGCTATATCTCTGGCACTTTGGGTGGTAATGCCAACAAAGACATCCATGGTACTATTGTAAAACAAAACCGCAGCAATGACGGTGTATGGACTTGTACCGTTAAAGGTCTTGGCAACGGATGGAAAGACAAATTTATTCCTACTGGCTGCAGTAAAGAAAATGCCGCAGGTTCTCCTGCTGCTTAA
- a CDS encoding DUF494 family protein, with protein sequence MIDVMAFLIKHFHSIQVCPSGDDLGSVLENAGFSDREIGTMILFVQLLNDMPMMADFHAPQQALRIYCRDETETLPAAVRAMLHTWQQDGTLLPAQREFVIHALMHLPYDEITVETAKMLVVLALWAAQSEDGVAAADGEALLYGNGLMH encoded by the coding sequence ATGATTGATGTAATGGCTTTTTTAATCAAACATTTTCACAGTATTCAGGTGTGCCCTTCGGGTGATGATTTGGGCAGTGTGTTGGAAAACGCGGGTTTTAGCGACCGTGAAATCGGTACGATGATTTTGTTTGTGCAGCTTTTAAACGACATGCCGATGATGGCGGATTTTCATGCGCCGCAGCAGGCTTTGCGGATTTATTGTCGTGATGAAACGGAAACGCTGCCTGCCGCCGTGCGTGCCATGCTGCATACTTGGCAGCAGGACGGTACACTGTTGCCTGCACAGCGTGAGTTTGTGATACACGCGCTGATGCACCTGCCTTATGATGAAATTACCGTAGAAACCGCCAAAATGCTGGTGGTATTGGCATTGTGGGCGGCACAGAGTGAAGATGGCGTTGCCGCAGCAGACGGCGAAGCATTGCTATACGGCAACGGTCTGATGCATTAA
- the proC gene encoding pyrroline-5-carboxylate reductase has protein sequence MTLYFLGGGNMAAAIIAAWQQHGDGTPVVVAERNAERRNTLMQRFGIHTLDTLPALQADDVLVLAVKPQDMAQACADVRHGGALVLSIAAGLPVAALSAMLGGTQRIIRIMPNTPAAVGMGMSGLYAADAADAADRARAETLMNACGRCLWLENEAQMHALTAVSGSGPAYVFYLLNALQQSAQHLGFTPEQAHTLALETFRGATALAAASPDSFAALQEQVTSKGGTTYAALESFRANELAKLLEQGVQAAAARSREMAEKI, from the coding sequence ATGACATTGTATTTTTTGGGCGGGGGCAATATGGCAGCTGCCATCATTGCCGCTTGGCAACAGCACGGCGATGGTACGCCCGTGGTCGTGGCAGAGCGCAACGCCGAACGGCGCAACACCCTGATGCAGCGTTTCGGTATTCACACCCTTGACACCCTGCCCGCTTTACAGGCAGATGATGTGCTGGTGTTGGCAGTCAAACCGCAAGATATGGCACAAGCCTGTGCCGATGTCCGACACGGTGGCGCATTGGTGCTGTCGATTGCAGCGGGATTGCCTGTGGCGGCGTTGTCGGCAATGTTGGGCGGAACACAGCGCATTATCCGCATCATGCCGAACACGCCTGCTGCCGTGGGTATGGGGATGTCGGGACTATACGCTGCCGATGCCGCTGATGCCGCCGACCGCGCCCGTGCCGAAACCCTGATGAACGCCTGCGGACGTTGCCTATGGCTGGAAAATGAAGCGCAAATGCACGCCCTTACCGCCGTTAGCGGCAGCGGTCCCGCTTATGTGTTTTACCTGCTGAACGCCCTGCAACAATCCGCACAACATTTGGGCTTTACGCCCGAACAGGCGCACACGCTGGCATTGGAAACCTTTCGCGGCGCAACGGCATTGGCAGCCGCTTCGCCCGACAGCTTCGCCGCTTTGCAAGAGCAAGTAACCTCTAAAGGCGGAACCACTTATGCTGCTTTGGAAAGTTTCCGCGCCAACGAATTAGCCAAGCTATTAGAACAAGGCGTACAAGCCGCCGCTGCCCGTTCCCGCGAAATGGCAGAAAAGATTTAA
- a CDS encoding helix-turn-helix domain-containing protein: MEIHNKIRLLRELNGWSQEKVAEQLDMSASGYAKIERGETQPNIIRLQQIAAVFQIDLWELLKSEQGNVILQINEDNSNGDISCGNVALYAPPDISVETAVLKKEIEFLKNILQQKDKEIEWLRKRIEQTESE, encoded by the coding sequence ATGGAAATTCACAATAAAATCCGTTTGCTTCGCGAGTTAAACGGATGGTCTCAAGAAAAGGTAGCAGAGCAATTGGATATGTCGGCAAGCGGTTATGCAAAAATAGAACGGGGCGAAACCCAGCCCAATATTATCCGTTTGCAGCAGATTGCGGCTGTTTTTCAAATAGATTTGTGGGAATTGTTGAAATCTGAACAGGGTAATGTTATTTTGCAAATAAATGAAGATAATAGTAATGGCGATATTTCTTGTGGTAATGTTGCTTTGTATGCGCCACCTGATATATCTGTTGAAACGGCTGTTTTGAAAAAAGAGATTGAATTTTTAAAAAATATATTGCAACAAAAAGATAAAGAAATTGAATGGTTGCGTAAACGGATTGAACAAACGGAAAGTGAATAA
- the topA gene encoding type I DNA topoisomerase: MSKNLLIVESPNKIKSVKKYLGGDFEVLASFGHVRDLIPKNGAVDPDNDFAMKYQIISKNSKHVDAIVAAAKEAEQIYLATDPDREGEAISWHIYEILKSKRGLKNIGERIRRVVFHEVTPKGVQAALQNPRGLDINLVDAQQARRALDYLVGFNLSPLLWKKIRRGLSAGRVQSPALRLICERENEIKAFESQEYWSVHLDSHKGRTKFSAKLHQWQGNKLEQFSLPDEAAQAAVLDALAGKPAAVSDVVKKKATRKPAAPYTTSTMQQDAVRKLGFTTDRTMRTAQQLFEGIDVGQGAVGLITYMRTDSVTLSEDALTEIRHYIDNKIGADFLPKSAKIYKTKSKNAQEAHEAVRPTSVYRAPDSVKPFLSADQFKLYQMIWQRTVACQMADAKFDATTVDITVGDGVFRATGQVLVFEGFLKVYQEGQDEDDEQENGKKLPEMAVGDALPVDKLYGEQHFTQPPPRFNEATLVKALEEFGIGRPSTYASIIKTLKDREYVTVEQRRFQPTDTGDIVNKFLTEHFTQYVDYDFTAKLENQLDDIANGKRQWVPVMDNFWQGFHKQVVEKEGIERAKITTEALDEACPKCGSQLQIKFGKRGRFIACSGYPECDYTRNLNETAEEAAKAAEEPTVVEGRECPKCAGQLVYKQGKYGKFIGCANYPKCKHIEPLEPPKDTGVSCPECGKGHLIERKSRFGTPFYSCNTYPDCKYAVSHPPLAESCPQCGWKVLTRKTTKRWGVEKVCPQKSCGWKEQIEPPAPKAAKESAE, from the coding sequence ATGTCCAAAAACCTATTGATTGTAGAATCCCCCAATAAAATCAAGTCCGTCAAAAAATATCTGGGCGGCGATTTTGAAGTACTGGCATCGTTTGGCCATGTGCGCGACCTGATTCCAAAAAACGGCGCGGTGGACCCCGACAACGATTTTGCCATGAAATACCAAATCATCAGCAAAAACAGCAAACACGTTGATGCGATTGTGGCGGCGGCAAAAGAAGCCGAACAAATTTATCTGGCAACCGACCCCGACCGCGAAGGCGAAGCGATTTCGTGGCATATTTACGAAATCCTGAAATCCAAGCGCGGTTTAAAAAACATCGGCGAACGCATCCGCCGCGTGGTGTTCCACGAAGTTACGCCCAAAGGCGTTCAGGCAGCTTTGCAAAATCCGCGCGGTTTGGACATCAATCTGGTGGACGCACAACAGGCACGCCGTGCTTTGGATTACTTGGTCGGTTTTAACCTGTCGCCTTTGCTGTGGAAAAAAATCCGCCGTGGTTTGAGTGCGGGGCGCGTGCAAAGTCCTGCACTGCGCCTGATTTGCGAACGCGAAAACGAAATTAAAGCCTTTGAAAGCCAAGAGTATTGGTCTGTGCATTTGGACAGCCACAAAGGGCGCACCAAGTTTTCTGCCAAGCTGCACCAATGGCAGGGAAATAAGCTGGAACAGTTTTCCCTGCCCGATGAAGCGGCGCAGGCAGCGGTGTTGGACGCGCTGGCTGGCAAACCTGCCGCCGTGTCAGATGTCGTCAAAAAGAAAGCCACGCGCAAACCCGCCGCGCCGTACACCACGTCCACCATGCAGCAAGATGCCGTGCGTAAACTGGGTTTTACCACCGACCGCACCATGCGTACCGCACAACAACTCTTTGAAGGCATTGATGTCGGACAAGGTGCCGTGGGTTTGATTACTTATATGCGTACCGACAGCGTTACCCTGTCGGAAGATGCGCTGACCGAAATCCGCCACTATATTGACAACAAAATCGGCGCGGATTTTCTGCCCAAATCCGCCAAAATTTACAAAACCAAATCCAAAAACGCCCAAGAAGCCCACGAAGCCGTGCGCCCCACTTCCGTTTACCGCGCGCCCGACAGCGTAAAACCGTTTTTGAGTGCCGACCAATTTAAGCTGTACCAAATGATTTGGCAGCGCACGGTTGCCTGTCAGATGGCAGATGCCAAGTTTGATGCCACCACTGTGGATATTACCGTGGGCGACGGCGTGTTCCGTGCCACAGGGCAAGTGCTGGTGTTTGAAGGATTTTTAAAAGTCTATCAGGAAGGTCAGGACGAAGACGACGAGCAGGAAAATGGCAAAAAGCTGCCTGAAATGGCGGTGGGCGACGCCCTGCCTGTGGATAAATTGTATGGCGAACAGCATTTTACCCAACCGCCACCACGCTTTAATGAAGCCACTTTAGTGAAAGCCTTGGAAGAGTTCGGCATCGGTCGTCCTTCCACCTATGCCAGCATTATCAAAACCTTAAAAGACCGCGAATACGTTACCGTTGAGCAACGCCGTTTCCAACCCACCGATACGGGCGATATCGTCAATAAGTTTTTGACCGAGCATTTTACCCAATATGTAGATTACGACTTTACCGCCAAGCTGGAAAACCAATTGGACGACATCGCCAACGGCAAACGTCAATGGGTGCCTGTTATGGATAATTTTTGGCAAGGCTTTCATAAGCAGGTTGTGGAAAAAGAAGGCATTGAACGCGCCAAAATTACCACCGAAGCCTTGGACGAAGCCTGTCCCAAATGCGGCAGCCAGCTACAAATTAAATTTGGCAAACGTGGACGTTTTATTGCCTGTTCGGGCTATCCCGAATGCGATTACACCCGCAATTTAAACGAAACCGCCGAAGAAGCCGCCAAAGCCGCCGAAGAACCCACCGTAGTAGAAGGGCGCGAATGCCCCAAATGCGCGGGACAGCTGGTGTACAAACAAGGCAAATACGGCAAATTTATCGGTTGTGCCAATTATCCCAAATGCAAACATATTGAACCTTTAGAACCGCCTAAAGACACGGGCGTAAGCTGTCCCGAATGCGGAAAAGGGCATTTGATTGAGCGCAAGTCGCGTTTTGGCACACCGTTTTACAGCTGCAATACCTATCCTGATTGCAAATACGCCGTCAGCCATCCGCCCTTGGCAGAAAGCTGTCCGCAATGCGGTTGGAAAGTGCTGACCCGCAAAACCACCAAACGCTGGGGCGTGGAAAAAGTGTGTCCGCAAAAAAGCTGCGGTTGGAAAGAGCAGATTGAACCACCTGCGCCCAAAGCCGCCAAAGAATCAGCGGAATAA